The following proteins come from a genomic window of Nostoc sp. TCL26-01:
- a CDS encoding ABC transporter ATP-binding protein, with protein MRGTVPIVASEQQAIQQSSTLRRFLQYLRPYRKEIPIALTLVFIGAATQSIGPFLLGWSIDNLIAKKDLQGLLVLLGLLALTYVISISAIRGQILRVGWIMQRLLAQLRQDIFLKIQSLPLSFFDRSEAGDLMSRLLNDVNTVNQAFGQTIAQMLGNAFSLVGIVIAMLLINLQLGLLSNLVVPLMIFTTGLFARWARDRFRVTRQTIGELSAKLQEDIGSVREAQAFNRVHLNIAEFDSLNAANRDANVHAVAITAAFLPSIDFLNTLATAGVLAYGGYLAVTGAATVGVVTSFLLYVQQFFRPIQILSQFYTQAQSAFAGLERIFLLLDEPTQLQDAPDATTMPAIQGEVKFDHVKFGYNPEQLVLKGVSLHARPGEMVALVGQTGSGKSTIINLILRFYDVSDGAVTIDGIDVRSVTQASLRRQIGIVLQDNILFSGTVAENIAFGCPYATQAEIEAAAQMANVHEFITSLPQGYTTQLGERGAPLSQGQRQLISIARAVLINPRILILDEATSSIDTRTEALVQDAIARLLQDRTSFVIAHRLSTVSQADQVLVIQQGEIVEHGTHAELMSQQGIYANLHALQLGSTT; from the coding sequence ATGAGAGGTACAGTCCCGATTGTGGCATCCGAACAACAGGCCATTCAGCAATCCTCTACCTTACGGCGATTTTTACAATACTTGCGACCTTACCGCAAAGAAATTCCTATTGCTCTAACATTAGTATTTATTGGTGCTGCAACTCAGTCGATTGGGCCGTTTTTACTGGGTTGGTCAATTGATAATTTGATAGCCAAAAAGGATTTACAAGGATTGCTAGTGTTGTTAGGATTACTAGCACTAACCTACGTGATCAGTATTTCGGCAATTCGGGGTCAAATTCTGCGTGTCGGCTGGATTATGCAACGATTGTTGGCACAACTGAGACAGGATATTTTTCTGAAAATCCAGAGTCTCCCACTCAGCTTTTTTGACCGGAGTGAAGCCGGTGATTTAATGAGTCGTCTGCTGAATGATGTTAATACTGTAAACCAAGCATTTGGACAAACGATCGCTCAAATGCTGGGTAACGCTTTTAGTTTGGTGGGCATAGTCATTGCTATGCTGTTAATCAATCTCCAACTCGGTTTATTAAGTAACCTAGTTGTACCATTGATGATTTTTACCACTGGCTTGTTTGCTCGTTGGGCAAGAGACAGATTTCGCGTTACACGGCAGACAATTGGGGAGCTTTCTGCGAAGTTACAAGAAGATATTGGCAGTGTGCGAGAAGCACAGGCATTTAATCGGGTGCATCTGAATATTGCCGAATTTGACAGTCTCAATGCGGCTAATCGTGATGCTAACGTTCATGCTGTCGCCATTACCGCCGCCTTTTTACCATCAATAGATTTTCTCAACACCTTAGCTACAGCAGGTGTACTCGCTTATGGTGGCTATCTGGCTGTCACAGGAGCAGCTACAGTGGGTGTGGTGACATCATTTTTACTTTACGTTCAGCAATTCTTCCGTCCTATCCAAATTCTCAGTCAGTTTTACACCCAGGCTCAATCTGCCTTTGCTGGATTAGAGCGAATTTTTCTCCTGTTAGATGAACCTACACAACTCCAAGATGCACCTGATGCTACCACAATGCCAGCGATTCAAGGTGAGGTCAAATTTGATCATGTCAAGTTTGGTTATAATCCAGAACAACTAGTTCTCAAAGGGGTGAGTTTACACGCTCGTCCTGGCGAGATGGTGGCATTGGTAGGTCAAACCGGCTCAGGGAAAAGCACCATTATTAACCTGATATTGCGTTTTTATGATGTGTCTGATGGTGCAGTCACAATTGATGGTATTGATGTGCGGAGTGTGACTCAAGCTAGTCTCCGCCGTCAAATTGGCATTGTTTTGCAAGACAATATTTTATTTAGTGGTACGGTGGCAGAAAATATTGCTTTTGGCTGTCCCTATGCCACACAAGCCGAGATTGAAGCAGCAGCACAAATGGCAAACGTCCATGAGTTTATCACCTCACTACCACAGGGTTATACAACTCAATTGGGAGAACGCGGTGCGCCACTCAGCCAAGGACAGAGACAACTGATTAGTATTGCTCGTGCGGTGTTGATCAATCCCCGGATCTTGATTTTAGATGAAGCAACTAGTAGTATAGATACTCGTACAGAAGCCTTGGTACAAGATGCGATCGCTCGTCTACTGCAAGATCGTACTAGTTTTGTCATTGCCCATCGCTTAAGTACGGTGAGCCAAGCTGATCAAGTGTTAGTGATTCAGCAAGGTGAAATTGTCGAACATGGTACTCATGCAGAACTGATGAGTCAGCAAGGTATTTATGCGAATCTCCATGCTCTCCAGTTAGGAAGCACAACTTAA
- the pgsA gene encoding CDP-diacylglycerol--glycerol-3-phosphate 3-phosphatidyltransferase yields the protein MTLPNWITFSRLLGVPFLLYGLYNSTSQARWICLAIFLVAALTDWLDGYLARKLNQVSDLGKFLDPLVDKFLVLAPLLVLVELGKIPAWGVFLILARELAIAGWRVNQTTISGANIWGKLKTVSQIMAIALLIAPLSSDWQNVALIAFWISVALTLISGVIYLWPQKVSLNEV from the coding sequence ATGACTTTACCCAACTGGATTACTTTTTCTCGACTGCTTGGTGTACCATTTCTCTTATACGGCTTGTACAACTCTACATCGCAAGCTAGATGGATATGTTTGGCTATTTTTTTAGTGGCAGCATTAACAGATTGGTTAGATGGGTATTTAGCGCGGAAGTTAAATCAAGTTAGTGATTTAGGGAAATTTCTTGATCCTTTGGTAGATAAGTTTTTGGTACTAGCGCCGTTACTGGTTTTGGTGGAATTAGGGAAAATCCCGGCTTGGGGAGTATTTTTGATTTTAGCGCGGGAATTAGCGATCGCTGGTTGGCGAGTGAATCAAACGACGATTTCCGGGGCAAATATTTGGGGTAAGCTGAAAACCGTGAGTCAAATTATGGCGATCGCCCTTTTAATCGCACCTTTATCATCAGATTGGCAAAACGTTGCTCTCATCGCTTTTTGGATTTCTGTCGCCTTAACTTTAATCTCTGGGGTAATTTACCTCTGGCCACAGAAAGTCAGTCTGAATGAAGTTTAA
- a CDS encoding Uma2 family endonuclease: protein MIKTPTRRITLEEFLQLPETKPASEYINSEIIQKPMPQGKHSTLQGELVTTVNGVVKPEKIARALPELRCTFGGRSIVPDVSVFAWQRIPVDEKGNIANVFNTHPDWTIEILSPEQKSTTKVMRNILHCLNHGTSLGWLINPEEFNILIYPLNQQPIFLEDEQDILPVPDLVKDLHLTLGQLFDWLKL from the coding sequence ATGATAAAAACACCAACTCGCCGGATAACTTTAGAGGAATTTTTACAGTTACCAGAAACAAAACCAGCAAGTGAATATATTAACAGTGAAATTATTCAAAAACCCATGCCCCAAGGTAAACATAGTACACTTCAAGGTGAATTAGTAACTACAGTTAATGGTGTAGTTAAACCTGAAAAAATTGCCCGTGCTTTACCAGAATTACGCTGTACTTTTGGTGGACGTTCCATTGTTCCAGATGTATCAGTATTCGCTTGGCAAAGAATTCCTGTTGATGAAAAAGGCAATATTGCCAATGTATTTAATACACATCCAGATTGGACAATTGAAATATTATCTCCTGAACAAAAAAGCACAACTAAAGTTATGAGAAATATTTTGCATTGTTTAAATCATGGTACTAGTTTAGGTTGGTTAATTAACCCTGAAGAATTTAATATTTTAATTTATCCACTCAACCAGCAACCAATATTTTTAGAAGACGAACAAGATATCTTGCCTGTCCCCGATTTAGTTAAGGATTTACATTTGACATTGGGGCAATTATTTGATTGGTTGAAATTATAG
- a CDS encoding antibiotic biosynthesis monooxygenase, whose amino-acid sequence MVEIDRTNTALVGLDLYTVAERHQSDLVEAIVQEQIKFWQSNPYFLSASVHRSLDEVRVFTYSQWQPKFDHRSLPRPKVFDEFFPPDVLQLEVSASRSLSTEVEIVAGKRITHLAEFRMMPTNQPEMVKRTTIEVDRAMSNSPGLISATFHRSLDGTRMFNYGQWESKEAFEAILKQPGFNPNQPYWEGLARNEFHLYNVVHVETKQ is encoded by the coding sequence ATGGTGGAGATTGACCGGACTAATACCGCACTAGTAGGACTGGATTTGTACACAGTTGCAGAGCGTCATCAGTCTGATTTAGTTGAGGCAATTGTTCAAGAGCAAATTAAATTTTGGCAGTCTAACCCTTATTTTTTATCAGCCAGTGTCCATCGTAGTTTAGATGAGGTTCGCGTCTTCACCTACAGCCAATGGCAACCCAAATTTGATCACCGTAGTCTGCCACGCCCAAAAGTGTTCGATGAATTTTTCCCACCAGATGTTCTCCAATTAGAAGTTTCTGCCAGTCGGTCATTATCGACAGAGGTTGAAATTGTTGCAGGCAAGCGCATTACACATCTGGCTGAGTTTCGGATGATGCCAACCAATCAACCGGAAATGGTAAAGCGAACAACAATTGAAGTTGACCGAGCAATGAGTAATTCACCAGGACTAATTTCCGCAACATTTCATCGCAGTTTAGACGGAACGCGGATGTTTAATTATGGTCAGTGGGAGAGTAAAGAGGCATTTGAGGCAATTCTCAAGCAGCCCGGATTTAACCCAAATCAACCATATTGGGAAGGTTTAGCCAGAAACGAATTTCATTTATATAATGTTGTTCATGTTGAGACAAAACAATAA
- a CDS encoding aspartate ammonia-lyase — MNDNTDFRIERDSMGDRQIASNAYYGIQTLRAIENFPISGLKPLPTYIDACLIIKKATAIVNGELGCIPEDISKAIAQATDEILAGNLRDQFVVDVYQAGAGTSHHMNINEVLANRALEILNEAKGNYNRVNPNDHVNYGQSTNDVIPTAIRIGGLLALTHTLQPALEKAIATLETKAGEFQDIIKSGRTHLQDAVPVRLGENFRAWAYILSEHQNRIYTASSDLMVLGLGGSAAGTGLNTHPQYRARVVDVLAELLDLPLQPAPHLMAAMQSMAPFVNVSGALRNLAQDLAKISHDLRLMDSGPKTGFKEIQLPPVQPGSSIMPGKYNPVMAEMTSMVCFQVMGYDQAIALAAQAGQLELNVMMPLIAYNLIHSIEILGNTIAALTERCIQGITANSDRCLAYAEGSLALVTALNTHIGYLNAADVAKESLKTGKSLRQIVLEKGLMSEAELANVLNLEQMSSILPLQTEC, encoded by the coding sequence ATGAATGACAATACAGATTTTCGGATTGAACGCGATTCGATGGGCGATCGCCAAATTGCCAGTAACGCCTATTATGGTATTCAAACCCTACGGGCAATTGAAAATTTCCCGATTAGCGGACTAAAGCCTTTACCTACTTACATCGATGCTTGCCTGATCATTAAAAAAGCCACAGCCATTGTTAATGGTGAATTAGGCTGCATACCTGAAGATATTAGCAAAGCGATCGCTCAAGCAACTGATGAAATATTAGCCGGGAATTTACGGGATCAATTTGTCGTTGATGTCTATCAAGCTGGTGCGGGAACTTCCCACCATATGAATATTAACGAAGTCTTAGCCAATCGGGCTTTAGAAATTCTCAATGAAGCAAAGGGCAATTACAACCGAGTTAACCCCAACGATCATGTTAACTATGGACAGTCTACCAACGATGTCATCCCCACAGCCATCCGCATTGGTGGTTTATTGGCACTAACGCACACATTACAACCAGCCTTAGAAAAAGCGATCGCCACCTTAGAAACCAAAGCAGGAGAATTTCAAGATATCATCAAATCTGGGAGAACCCATTTACAAGATGCTGTCCCCGTGCGTTTGGGTGAAAACTTTCGGGCTTGGGCTTACATCCTCTCAGAACACCAAAACCGCATTTACACAGCTTCCAGTGATTTAATGGTATTAGGTTTAGGTGGGAGTGCGGCGGGAACTGGCTTAAACACCCATCCCCAATATCGCGCCCGTGTAGTCGATGTACTCGCAGAATTACTGGATTTGCCCCTCCAACCCGCACCTCATCTCATGGCTGCCATGCAGAGTATGGCTCCATTTGTCAACGTTTCCGGTGCATTACGCAACTTAGCCCAAGATTTAGCGAAAATCTCCCATGACTTGCGGTTGATGGACTCAGGGCCAAAAACGGGTTTCAAAGAAATCCAACTACCCCCAGTACAACCCGGTTCCTCAATTATGCCAGGTAAGTATAACCCCGTCATGGCAGAGATGACATCAATGGTGTGTTTTCAGGTGATGGGTTATGATCAGGCGATCGCACTTGCTGCCCAAGCTGGACAATTAGAATTAAACGTGATGATGCCGTTGATAGCATACAACTTAATCCACAGCATCGAAATTCTCGGTAATACAATTGCTGCCCTCACAGAACGCTGCATCCAAGGAATTACTGCCAACAGCGACAGATGTTTAGCCTACGCCGAAGGTAGTTTAGCCCTAGTCACCGCCCTCAATACCCACATTGGTTATCTCAACGCCGCCGATGTTGCCAAAGAATCATTAAAAACCGGCAAATCACTCCGCCAGATTGTTCTAGAAAAAGGACTAATGAGTGAAGCAGAATTAGCCAACGTGTTAAATTTGGAACAAATGAGCAGTATCTTGCCCCTCCAGACAGAGTGCTGA
- a CDS encoding DUF362 domain-containing protein produces MQTQKPSVSLIRATSYEREALRASLVTVLEPFGGMSAFVKPGQRVLLKPNLLTGSRPTKECTTRAELVYAVAQMVIAAGGKPFLGDSPAFGSAKGVAIANGYQPLIQELNLPIVDFHGQRYQTVSENFNHLLLSKEAIEADVVINLPKVKSHMQLTLTLGVKNLFGCVPGKMKAWWHMEAGKDANRFGEMLVETARAINPDLTILDGIIGHEGNGPSGGEPRLLGILAAASNIFALDRAMVEILNVPPQQVPTVAASQRLGVCPELADIEFPNLNPDLLKIDDWQLPDKLMPIDFAMPRVIKSTFKHFYIRFIKEPMSAYGRQ; encoded by the coding sequence ATGCAGACTCAAAAACCATCCGTCAGCCTGATTCGGGCTACTTCCTACGAAAGAGAAGCTTTACGCGCCTCTCTGGTTACAGTGCTAGAACCTTTTGGGGGGATGAGTGCCTTTGTTAAACCAGGGCAAAGAGTCTTACTCAAACCCAATTTACTCACAGGTTCACGTCCGACGAAAGAGTGTACCACCCGTGCGGAACTGGTTTACGCAGTTGCCCAGATGGTAATTGCCGCAGGCGGTAAACCCTTTTTAGGAGATAGTCCCGCTTTTGGCAGTGCTAAAGGTGTGGCTATTGCCAATGGTTATCAACCACTTATCCAAGAACTAAATCTGCCAATTGTAGATTTTCATGGACAACGTTACCAAACAGTTAGTGAAAATTTCAATCACCTACTGCTGAGTAAAGAAGCCATTGAAGCAGATGTGGTGATTAACCTACCCAAAGTCAAATCACATATGCAGCTAACTCTAACGTTGGGAGTCAAAAATCTCTTTGGTTGCGTTCCTGGCAAAATGAAAGCATGGTGGCACATGGAAGCTGGGAAAGATGCCAACAGATTTGGAGAAATGTTAGTGGAAACTGCTAGGGCAATTAATCCCGACTTGACTATTTTAGATGGGATCATCGGTCATGAAGGAAATGGCCCCAGTGGTGGTGAGCCTCGTCTTTTAGGCATATTAGCGGCTGCATCAAATATCTTTGCTTTAGATAGGGCAATGGTAGAAATCCTCAACGTTCCACCCCAGCAAGTACCCACCGTTGCGGCATCTCAAAGGCTGGGAGTTTGCCCAGAACTAGCTGATATTGAATTCCCCAACTTAAATCCCGATTTATTAAAAATTGATGACTGGCAACTTCCTGACAAATTAATGCCTATTGACTTTGCCATGCCCCGTGTCATTAAGTCTACGTTCAAACATTTTTATATCCGCTTTATCAAAGAACCCATGAGCGCTTATGGCAGACAGTAG